Proteins encoded by one window of Sediminicoccus rosea:
- a CDS encoding SLC13 family permease, with protein sequence MNTELALVLLLLAAAIVMFVANRPRMDAVALLMIVLMPFTGVLTINEALAGFSDPSIILIAGLFVIGEGLVRTGVARRLGDWLNATAGQSETRMLMLLMLCVSGLGAFMSSTAVVAIFIPVVLRICQNTGTAPSQLMMPLSVAALVSGMLTLVATTPNLVVHAELVRQGAEGFGFFTFTPFGLAFLVLAIAYMLVARRMLPAQAAPESEQRAPNLRDWVREYGLVGRAFQLRIRPGSALAGQRLEEVRSSIQGINLLAIELPGRFHTEVIRPTPRTELAVGQVLLLDVVAPGVDIVKVAAEYGLEALPLGECGYFTDRSQELGMVEALVAPESRLIGRSVLEARMQSETGLTVLGLRRGRTVLTEDLLEERLKGGDTLLLTGFWSDIRKLRSDYHDLVLLRLPAEEREVLPAASRAPQSVAVLALTVGMMVSGIVPNVHAVLIGCLLMGLLRCVDFNSAYASISWKSLVLIVGMLPFSLALQRTGGVDLAAEAVMRLAGDAAPHLVLGLLFVITATLGLFISNTATAVLMAPVAIAVATELGLSPYPFAMIVAIAASAAFMTPISSPVNTLVVGPGGYGFGDFVKVGVPFTLIVMAASLVLVPWLLPL encoded by the coding sequence ATGAACACCGAGCTCGCTCTGGTCCTGCTGCTGCTGGCCGCCGCCATCGTCATGTTCGTCGCCAACCGGCCGCGCATGGATGCGGTGGCGCTGCTGATGATCGTGCTGATGCCCTTCACCGGCGTGCTCACCATCAACGAGGCGCTGGCCGGCTTCAGCGACCCGTCCATCATCCTCATCGCCGGCCTCTTCGTGATCGGCGAGGGGCTGGTGCGAACCGGCGTCGCGCGCCGTCTGGGCGATTGGCTGAATGCGACCGCCGGGCAGAGCGAGACGCGCATGCTGATGCTGCTGATGCTCTGCGTCTCGGGCCTCGGCGCCTTCATGAGCTCGACGGCGGTGGTCGCGATCTTCATTCCCGTGGTCCTGCGCATCTGCCAGAACACCGGTACGGCGCCCTCCCAGCTCATGATGCCGCTGAGCGTGGCCGCGCTGGTCAGCGGCATGCTCACCCTCGTCGCCACCACGCCCAACCTCGTCGTCCATGCCGAGCTGGTGCGCCAGGGTGCGGAGGGCTTCGGCTTCTTCACCTTCACGCCCTTCGGCCTCGCCTTCCTGGTCCTCGCCATCGCCTACATGCTGGTGGCGCGGCGGATGCTGCCGGCCCAGGCCGCGCCCGAGAGCGAACAGCGCGCGCCCAACCTGCGCGACTGGGTGCGCGAATACGGTCTTGTCGGCCGAGCCTTCCAGCTGCGCATCCGGCCCGGCTCGGCGCTCGCCGGCCAGCGGTTGGAGGAGGTGCGGTCCAGCATCCAGGGCATCAACCTGCTGGCCATCGAACTGCCCGGCCGCTTCCACACCGAGGTGATCCGCCCCACGCCACGCACCGAGCTGGCCGTGGGCCAGGTGCTGCTGCTGGATGTGGTGGCGCCCGGCGTGGACATCGTAAAGGTCGCGGCCGAGTACGGGCTGGAGGCGCTGCCGCTCGGCGAATGCGGCTACTTCACCGACCGCTCGCAGGAACTCGGCATGGTGGAGGCGCTGGTCGCCCCTGAATCCCGCCTCATCGGCCGGAGCGTGCTGGAGGCGCGGATGCAGAGCGAGACGGGGCTGACCGTGCTCGGCCTGCGCCGCGGCCGCACGGTGCTGACCGAAGACCTGCTCGAGGAGCGGCTGAAGGGCGGCGACACGCTGCTGCTGACCGGCTTCTGGTCCGACATCCGCAAGCTCCGCTCGGACTACCACGACCTCGTGCTGCTGCGCCTTCCGGCGGAGGAGCGCGAGGTGCTGCCGGCAGCGAGTCGCGCCCCGCAATCCGTCGCCGTGCTGGCGCTGACGGTGGGGATGATGGTCAGCGGCATCGTGCCCAATGTGCATGCCGTGCTGATCGGCTGCCTGCTGATGGGGCTGCTGCGCTGCGTGGACTTCAACAGCGCCTATGCCTCCATCTCCTGGAAGAGCCTCGTGCTGATCGTGGGCATGCTGCCCTTCTCGCTCGCCCTCCAGCGCACCGGCGGCGTGGATCTCGCGGCCGAGGCGGTGATGCGGCTCGCCGGCGATGCCGCGCCGCACCTGGTCCTTGGCCTGCTCTTCGTCATCACGGCCACGCTCGGCCTGTTCATCTCGAACACGGCGACGGCTGTGCTGATGGCGCCGGTCGCCATCGCGGTGGCGACCGAGCTTGGCCTGTCGCCCTATCCCTTCGCCATGATCGTGGCGATCGCCGCCTCGGCCGCCTTCATGACGCCCATCTCCTCGCCGGTGAACACGCTGGTGGTGGGGCCGGGCGGCTATGGCTTCGGCGATTTCGTGAAGGTGGGCGTCCCTTTCACGCTGATCGTGATGGCGGCATCCCTGGTTCTTGTGCCATGGCTGCTGCCGCTTTGA
- a CDS encoding SLC13 family permease, with the protein MSDIWIIAAIICVAIVLFIWNRLPVVLVAMGTGLSLWATGVLTLNEALSGYGDPAVIFIASLFLMSAALERTGVTAWAGQQLIASAGEDSRARLLGLTGLLVALLTALISLNGAVAALLPVVVVMAVRLKRAPSQLLMPLVFSAHAGSLLALTGTPVNVLVSNAALEAGFGRFGFFEFTLVGVPLLLGTLAIIILFGQFLLPTRGGPSMPADFSAHARTLVEQYGLADGLFRLRVRESSAYVGQATPLDFSAYPGLQIIAIQEGDTAAPLKRGYIAMGDHILVRGDAEGAARLAADQHLAFRPEAGDAEAEEALFNRRSGLAEVMIPPRSAMIGREVFPGMTTDSGDLIIIAVQRGGADVGPGATRLEAGDTMLLQGTWKALDIRLNDPEVLVVNSPDVVRRQAVPLGQGAKQALIILGAMVFLLATGLVPAAVAGLLAGFALILSGVLTVEQSYRSVDWTTVILVGAMMPLSAAMEQSGAAALMAEGLVALVGDAGPYALLAGLFILTAVLGQLISNTATALIVIPIGAAAALGMGVSPLPVLMSVAVAAAASFLTPIATPTNLMVMGPGGYVFSDYWKLGLPLMIWFFVVAVFLIPLIWRF; encoded by the coding sequence ATGAGCGACATCTGGATCATCGCCGCGATCATCTGCGTGGCCATCGTGCTTTTCATCTGGAACCGCCTGCCGGTGGTGCTGGTGGCGATGGGCACGGGCCTCTCGCTCTGGGCGACGGGCGTGCTGACGCTGAACGAGGCGCTGTCGGGCTATGGCGACCCTGCGGTGATCTTCATCGCCTCGCTCTTCCTGATGAGTGCGGCACTGGAGCGCACCGGCGTCACCGCCTGGGCGGGGCAGCAGCTGATCGCCAGCGCGGGCGAGGACAGCCGGGCGCGGCTGCTGGGCCTCACCGGCCTTCTCGTCGCGCTGCTGACGGCGCTGATCAGCCTGAACGGCGCGGTGGCGGCGCTGCTGCCGGTGGTGGTGGTGATGGCGGTGCGCCTGAAGCGCGCGCCCTCGCAGCTGCTCATGCCGCTGGTCTTCTCCGCCCATGCCGGCTCGCTCCTGGCGCTGACCGGCACGCCGGTGAACGTGCTTGTCTCCAACGCGGCGCTGGAGGCGGGCTTCGGCCGCTTCGGCTTCTTTGAGTTCACGCTGGTGGGCGTGCCCCTGCTGCTCGGCACGCTCGCCATCATCATCCTCTTTGGGCAATTCCTGCTGCCGACGCGCGGCGGCCCCTCCATGCCGGCCGATTTCTCCGCCCATGCCCGCACGCTGGTCGAGCAGTACGGCCTGGCCGATGGCCTGTTCCGGCTGCGCGTGCGCGAAAGCTCGGCCTATGTCGGCCAGGCGACGCCGCTCGATTTCAGCGCCTATCCGGGCCTGCAGATCATCGCGATCCAGGAGGGCGATACGGCGGCGCCACTCAAGCGCGGCTATATCGCCATGGGCGACCACATCCTGGTGCGCGGCGATGCGGAGGGTGCCGCGCGCCTTGCCGCCGACCAGCACCTCGCCTTCCGGCCCGAGGCAGGCGATGCCGAGGCGGAGGAGGCGCTGTTCAACCGCCGCTCCGGCCTCGCCGAGGTGATGATCCCGCCGCGCTCGGCCATGATCGGGCGCGAGGTGTTTCCAGGCATGACGACCGACAGTGGCGATCTCATCATCATCGCCGTCCAGCGCGGCGGCGCCGATGTGGGGCCGGGTGCGACCAGGCTCGAGGCCGGCGACACCATGCTGCTGCAGGGCACCTGGAAGGCGCTCGACATCCGGCTGAACGACCCCGAGGTGCTGGTGGTGAACTCGCCCGATGTGGTGCGCCGCCAGGCCGTGCCGCTCGGCCAGGGGGCGAAGCAGGCGCTGATCATCCTGGGCGCCATGGTCTTCCTGCTGGCGACCGGCCTCGTCCCTGCCGCCGTCGCCGGCCTGCTGGCGGGCTTCGCGCTGATCCTCTCGGGCGTGCTGACGGTGGAACAGTCCTACCGCTCGGTGGATTGGACGACGGTGATCCTGGTGGGCGCGATGATGCCGCTCTCCGCCGCCATGGAGCAGAGCGGCGCGGCCGCGCTGATGGCGGAAGGGCTGGTGGCGCTGGTCGGCGATGCCGGTCCCTATGCGCTGCTCGCGGGCCTCTTCATCCTGACCGCGGTGCTGGGCCAGCTCATCAGCAACACGGCGACGGCGCTCATCGTGATCCCGATCGGCGCGGCGGCCGCGCTGGGCATGGGTGTCTCGCCCCTGCCGGTGCTGATGAGCGTGGCGGTCGCCGCCGCCGCCTCTTTCCTGACGCCGATCGCCACGCCCACCAACCTGATGGTGATGGGCCCGGGCGGCTATGTCTTCAGCGACTACTGGAAGCTCGGCCTGCCGCTGATGATCTGGTTCTTCGTGGTCGCGGTATTCCTCATCCCGCTGATCTGGCGGTTCTGA